Below is a genomic region from Acidobacteriota bacterium.
CGAGCTGCCCAACTTCACCAGCGACGATGCCACCCTTCAGGTCACGGGGCCGCTCAGCACCCGCATCGATTTCACGCTGACGCCGACGTTCGCGTCCGACGTGACGGTGATCGCCGAGGTGCCGATGCTGGACACCACCGACGACGTCAGCCGCATCGAGCTCGCGCCGGAACAGGTGTCCGCGCTGCCCAGCCTGGGTGAGCGCGATCTGTTCCGCGCGTTTCAGCTCCTGCCCGGCGTCTCCGGCAGCAACGAGGCCTCCTCGGGCCTCTACGTCCGCGGGGGCACGCCGGACCAGAACCGCGTCGAGTACGACGGGTTCCGGGTCTACCACGTAGACCACCTGTTCGGGTATTTCAGCGCCTTCAACATGGACGCGGTCGACACGGTCGAGCTCAGCAAGGGCGGGTTCGAAGCCCGGCACGGGGGCGTTCTCTCCAGCGTGATGCAGATCAGCGGCAAGAGCGGCCGGCTCGACCGCGCGGCCGGCAGCTTCGGCGCGGGACTGCTGAGCTTCAATGGGGTCTACGAGCAGCCGCTCTTCGACAACCGGGGCTCCGGCCTGCTGGCCGTGCGGCGTTCGTTCCAGGGACCGCTCTACGACAAGATCCTCAACCTCTACGACAACGGCCCGGCCCCCGGGCCGGGGGGAGGCGGGGGGTTCCGGCC
It encodes:
- a CDS encoding TonB-dependent receptor plug domain-containing protein, which codes for MPRTVCNLFALALCAATASVDALAQNASDEATYGVRITGTVQTPDGSRLPGATVRVFGTPLITTTDGDGAYALEAPRPPGRLILFAELPNFTSDDATLQVTGPLSTRIDFTLTPTFASDVTVIAEVPMLDTTDDVSRIELAPEQVSALPSLGERDLFRAFQLLPGVSGSNEASSGLYVRGGTPDQNRVEYDGFRVYHVDHLFGYFSAFNMDAVDTVELSKGGFEARHGGVLSSVMQISGKSGRLDRAAGSFGAGLLSFNGVYEQPLFDNRGSGLLAVRRSFQGPLYDKILNLYDNGPAPGPGGGGGFRP